A genomic window from Buteo buteo chromosome 13, bButBut1.hap1.1, whole genome shotgun sequence includes:
- the PIGB gene encoding GPI alpha-1,2-mannosyltransferase 3: protein MPPGGAAAPADRHRDRGTRARPRGLSALLGGTFPRPAGSGGRRGPGAPRPGSVSPRGPEQRPARPGAPHLKGRETTERRPPPFARETGRKCRPAVPPPGRACAAAAAGGAPPRMEAAGGLLARARARRPEAVRLRKRRSVLYGAPGGPAGQRGAGAAGGPAPLLALTVALRTLNCFLVQTSFVPDEYWQSLEVAHRMVFNYGYLTWEWANGLRGYSYPLIFASIYKALQLLAKDDVHLLIWVPRLAQAVLAAFADVKLYSLVQHLENAETAKCVYFCQLCSWFTWYSCTRTLTNTMETLLTIFALSYYPIKGSKMGSSCKYLALIALAIVIRPTAVIPWIPLVFSHFLQEQRKADLILHNYIPVGLVTVGTSLIIDRVFFGEWVLVQLNFLKFNVLQNLGTFYGSHPWHWYFTQGLPVILGTHLPFFIHGCVLAPKRYRIFLMAVIWTVLVYSTLSHKEFRFIYPVLPFCMVFCGYSLKHLKAWKKSAASFLLLSNLLPALYTGLIHQRGSLDVMSHIQQLCNSSYQSQAFVFIMMPCHSTPFYSHVHCPLKMRFLQCPPDLTGNESYIDEADVFYSNPLGWLNKEFYNDTLLPSHLIFFSVLEQEISSFLALRGYERTATVFHTHVPQGRVGSHIYVYRKKTDINRT, encoded by the exons ATGCCGCCAGGCGGCGCCGCCGCGCCCGCTGACAGACACAGGGACAGAGGCACCCGCGCGAGGCCCCGCGGCCTCTCCGCGCTGCTCGGCGGCACCTTCCCCcgcccggcggggagcggcggcagAAGAGGGCCCGGTGCTCCTCGCCCCGGGAGCGTGTCGCCCCGCGGCCCCGAGCAGCGCCCTGCCAGGCCCGGCGCTCCTCACCTGAAAGGACGGGAGACCACAGAGCGGAGGCCTCCCCCGTTCGCTAGAGAGACCGGAAGGAAGTGCCGGCCGGCGGTGCCGCCGCCGGGTCGCGCgtgcgccgccgccgccgccggagggGCGCCCCCGCGGATGGAGGCGGCCGGCGGGCTGCTGGCGCGGGCCCGGGCGCGGAGGCCGGAGGCGGTGCGGCTCCGCAAGCGCCGGTCGGTGCTGTACGGCGCCCCCGGTGGACCCGCCGGGCAGCGAGGCGCCG GCGCTGCCGGCGGGCCAGCGCCGCTGCTGGCGCTCACGGTGGCGCTGCGGACGCTCAACTGCTTCCTCGTCCAGACCAGCTTCGTCCCGGACGAGTACTGGCAGTCGCTGGAGGTGGCGCACCGCATGGTCTT CAATTATGGGTACCTGACTTGGGAATGGGCAAATGGCTTAAGGGGCTATTCGTACCCACTGATCTTTGCGAGCATCTACAAGGCTTTACAGCTGCTGGCTAAGGATGATGTTCACCTGCTG ATATGGGTCCCTAGACTTGCACAGGCAGTGCTGGCAGCTTTTGCTGATGTGAAGCTTTACTCATTAGTGCAACACcttgaaaatgcagaaacagcaaAGTGCGTG tacttCTGCCAGCTGTGTTCCTGGTTTACATGGTATTCCTGTACCAGAACTCTAACAAACACCATGGAGACTCTTCTTACCATTTTTGCTCTTTCCTACTATCCGATAAAAGGTTCCAAGATGGGGAGCAG TTGCAAATATTTAGCTTTGATAGCACTTGCAATTGTTATTCGTCCCACTGCTGTCATCCCATGGATACCTTTGGTCTTCAGTCATTTTTTGCAAGAACAGAGGAAAGCAGACCTTATCCTACACAACTACATTCCAGTTGG ATTGGTCACAGTAGGAACCTCTTTAATAATTGACCGTGTGTTTTTTGGTGAG TGGGTACTGGTTCAGCTGAACTTCTTGAAATTCAACGTGCTGCAGAATTTGGGAACGTTTTACGGATCTCATCCTTGGCATTGGTACTTCACTCAGGGACTACCAGTCATCTTGGGTACCCATCTGCCTTTCTTTATTCATGGCTGTGTGCTGGCACCAAAAAGGTATCGCATCTTTCTAATGGCAGTGATTTGGACAGTGTTGGTATACAG CACGCTGAGCCATAAAGAATTCAGGTTCATCTATCCAGTACTGCCATTTTGCATGGTTTTTTGTG GATATTCTTTGAAACACCTGAAAGCATGGAAGAAGTCTGCAGCAAGTTTCCTGCTTTTATCCAACTTACTCCCAGCTCTGTATACAGGCTTGATTCACCAGCGAGGCTCTCTTGATGTTATGAGTCACATACAGCAACTCTGCAATAGCTCTTACCAGTCACAAGCTTTTGTCTTCATCATGATGCCATGCCACTCTACTCCATTTTACAG tcATGTTCACTGTCCTCTAAAAATGAGATTCCTTCAATGTCCCCCAGACCTAACCGGAAATGAGAGCTACATTGATGAAGCAGATGTATTTTACTCTAATCCACTTGGCTGGCTTAATAAGGAGTTTTACAATGATACGTTATTACCCAGTCACTTGATCTTCTTCAGTGTGCTAGAACAG GAAATATCATCATTTCTAGCTTTAAGGGGCTATGAGAGAACAGCTACTGTCTTTCACACTCATGTACCTCAAGGACGAGTTGGAAGCCATATCTAtgtctacaggaaaaaaactgaCATTAATCGTACCTGA